From Nitrospirota bacterium, the proteins below share one genomic window:
- a CDS encoding sodium:calcium antiporter, which produces MVLTWGLFALSAVAIVFAGTKLSQYGDRIAELTGLGRLWIGVLLMAAATSLPEVFTTMSAGLLHAPDLAAGDLFGAGLSNMLTLGVIDLAYRRRRVWQQAAFEHTLVASLAMVLTGLAAFLVLLRADVEHAGIGFGSVLLLVMYVLGMRMIFRQEDVKRRQREQEAVAEAAVLAEDRHGKRRKTLRWALAGFFISALALLGAAPLLAGSAKEIAEGTGVSATFIGTSLVAITTSMPELVTALAAVRLGAFDLAVGNLFGSNAFNMAAFFFADAAFREGPLLSAVDPAHALTALWSILLMNVGLMGIMYRVEKRYLLIEPDSMVMIVGYFLGLWLLFR; this is translated from the coding sequence ATGGTGCTGACGTGGGGGCTTTTCGCGCTGAGCGCCGTGGCGATCGTCTTTGCCGGCACGAAGCTTTCGCAATACGGCGATCGGATCGCCGAGCTGACGGGGTTGGGCCGGCTCTGGATCGGCGTGCTGCTGATGGCCGCCGCCACATCGTTGCCGGAAGTCTTCACCACCATGAGCGCGGGCCTGCTTCACGCGCCCGATCTCGCCGCTGGCGATCTCTTTGGCGCCGGGCTCAGCAATATGCTGACGCTGGGCGTGATCGATCTTGCGTATCGGAGGAGGCGGGTGTGGCAGCAGGCGGCCTTCGAACATACCCTGGTGGCCTCTCTGGCGATGGTCCTAACCGGGCTGGCTGCGTTTCTGGTGCTCTTGCGAGCGGATGTGGAACATGCGGGGATCGGCTTCGGCAGTGTGCTCCTGCTCGTGATGTACGTCTTAGGAATGCGGATGATCTTCCGGCAGGAAGATGTGAAGCGCCGCCAGCGGGAGCAGGAAGCAGTCGCAGAAGCGGCGGTGTTGGCGGAGGACAGGCATGGGAAGCGGCGTAAGACGCTGCGATGGGCCTTGGCGGGGTTTTTCATTTCGGCGCTGGCGTTGCTTGGCGCGGCACCGCTCCTGGCCGGTTCGGCCAAGGAGATCGCCGAGGGGACCGGCGTCAGCGCGACGTTCATCGGCACGTCGTTGGTGGCCATTACCACCTCCATGCCGGAGCTGGTCACGGCGCTGGCGGCCGTGCGCCTGGGCGCCTTCGATCTGGCCGTCGGCAACCTCTTCGGCAGCAACGCCTTCAACATGGCGGCCTTCTTTTTCGCCGATGCCGCGTTTCGCGAGGGACCTCTGCTGAGCGCGGTCGATCCCGCGCACGCGCTGACGGCCTTATGGAGCATTCTGCTGATGAACGTCGGTCTCATGGGTATTATGTACCGGGTGGAAAAGCGCTATCTGCTGATCGAACCTGACAGCATGGTCATGATCGTCGGCTATTTCCTCGGGCTGTGGCTGCTATTTCGGTAG
- a CDS encoding cytochrome c, giving the protein MKSAWLMGVAATLWNLGIMGGIGASAETGSPARDLARGKALYQRHCAGCHGPQGRGDGYRLLGPEPANLTSPSTKGKSDEELLKTLHEGKPNMPSWKLRLSEEESRNVLAYVRSLTR; this is encoded by the coding sequence ATGAAGAGTGCGTGGCTGATGGGGGTGGCGGCGACGCTCTGGAATCTGGGGATCATGGGCGGGATCGGCGCGTCGGCTGAGACCGGCTCGCCGGCCCGCGACCTGGCAAGGGGCAAGGCGTTGTATCAGCGGCATTGCGCAGGATGTCACGGTCCGCAAGGCAGAGGTGACGGCTACCGGCTGCTCGGTCCGGAGCCGGCGAACCTCACCTCGCCGTCGACCAAGGGCAAATCCGACGAAGAACTGCTGAAGACGCTGCACGAAGGCAAACCGAACATGCCGTCGTGGAAATTGCGGTTGTCGGAGGAGGAGAGCCGAAACGTGCTCGCCTATGTCCGGTCGCTGACTCGGTGA
- a CDS encoding efflux RND transporter permease subunit: protein MRRRIYIGFNVVDRDIGSVVDEGRRKLATELRLPQGYVVTWGGAFENMERANARLMIVVPIALGLILFLLFVAFHSWRYAILIMLNLPFALIGGVVSLWLTGQYLSVPASIGFIELFGLAVGNGIVLVSYVNQLRGEGRPTDQAIIAGCTLRLRPVTMTMMTTLLGLLPLAVSQGIGAEIQRPLATVVISGLFTSTLLTLVVLPALYRWFEEPGDRPKAPAAEEKLFADDMSEVVSEEVTR, encoded by the coding sequence GTGCGCCGCCGCATTTATATCGGGTTCAATGTGGTGGATCGCGACATCGGGAGTGTGGTGGATGAAGGGCGCCGGAAGCTGGCGACGGAGCTGCGGTTGCCGCAAGGCTACGTTGTGACGTGGGGAGGCGCCTTTGAGAACATGGAGCGGGCCAATGCCCGCTTGATGATCGTGGTCCCGATCGCCCTGGGCCTGATTCTCTTCCTGTTGTTCGTCGCTTTCCATTCGTGGAGGTACGCGATCCTGATCATGCTCAATCTTCCCTTCGCGCTGATCGGCGGGGTCGTCTCACTGTGGCTCACCGGCCAGTACCTGAGCGTGCCGGCGTCCATCGGCTTCATCGAATTGTTCGGTCTTGCGGTGGGGAACGGGATCGTGCTGGTATCCTATGTCAATCAGCTCCGGGGCGAAGGGCGGCCGACGGACCAGGCGATCATCGCCGGCTGCACGTTGCGGCTCCGCCCGGTCACGATGACGATGATGACGACGCTGCTCGGGCTTCTGCCGCTTGCGGTTTCGCAGGGCATCGGGGCGGAAATCCAGCGGCCGCTGGCGACGGTGGTGATCAGCGGGCTTTTCACCTCGACGTTGCTCACGTTGGTCGTGCTGCCCGCGCTGTACCGCTGGTTCGAGGAGCCCGGCGATCGGCCGAAGGCTCCTGCCGCCGAGGAGAAGCTGTTTGCGGACGACATGTCGGAGGTGGTTTCGGAAGAGGTGACGCGATGA
- a CDS encoding efflux RND transporter periplasmic adaptor subunit has translation MHRREEAMTPPGRLTRSLRQFCAVVLLMCLVGPPGCGREGDEASGAKPAPAAAPSGILRLKLDEIVRAGIEVHPVTRGEFRLYREFPATVQPNENELADVTTLIRGRVVKVYVDFGQDVKKGELLALLHSTELGLAEATYLKATAKLHEAELVYERTHDLYQHRAVSLAEFQKREAELRTACAEAREARNRLELL, from the coding sequence GTGCACCGCCGTGAAGAAGCGATGACGCCGCCGGGTCGTCTTACGCGCTCACTCCGGCAATTCTGCGCGGTCGTCCTGCTGATGTGTCTGGTCGGCCCGCCGGGTTGCGGCAGAGAGGGAGACGAGGCTTCCGGCGCGAAGCCCGCTCCGGCCGCCGCACCCTCGGGCATTTTGCGCCTGAAACTTGACGAGATCGTGCGGGCGGGGATCGAGGTCCACCCCGTGACCCGCGGCGAATTCCGGTTGTACCGGGAGTTTCCCGCCACGGTACAGCCCAATGAAAACGAACTGGCCGATGTCACCACCCTGATTCGCGGGCGCGTGGTGAAGGTGTATGTGGACTTCGGCCAGGACGTCAAGAAAGGCGAGCTGCTGGCCCTGCTCCACAGTACGGAGCTCGGTTTGGCCGAGGCGACGTATCTCAAGGCGACGGCGAAACTACACGAAGCGGAACTGGTCTATGAACGAACTCATGATCTTTACCAGCACCGGGCGGTCAGCCTTGCCGAGTTTCAGAAACGCGAAGCGGAGTTGAGAACGGCTTGCGCAGAGGCGCGCGAAGCCAGGAACCGGCTTGAGCTGCTCTGA
- a CDS encoding DUF3226 domain-containing protein encodes MVPRPLVGPCLIVGEGEDDEAFFRHLVEQRNLNGFQVAFPGKPESDTGGKKGFGQLLVALRVLEGFEKISGIVIVTDSDDDAGSAFAKLREQIESAETYPVPDRPFTIATRGGSPDIAVVLLPEADQPGNLETLCLGAALDKWFSLRPCVEDFVRCTNAESWPKSKLSKLQMRCFLSAACKSDPYTPLKWAWSRPETLIPLDHSAFDRITSFLNSFRANYK; translated from the coding sequence TTGGTTCCAAGGCCGTTAGTTGGTCCATGTTTGATTGTCGGAGAAGGAGAAGATGACGAAGCATTTTTTCGGCATCTCGTAGAACAAAGAAATTTGAACGGTTTTCAAGTCGCTTTCCCTGGAAAACCAGAGTCGGACACTGGAGGCAAGAAAGGTTTTGGCCAATTACTCGTCGCCCTTAGGGTCCTTGAGGGCTTCGAAAAGATCTCCGGCATAGTCATTGTGACCGACAGCGATGACGATGCAGGCAGTGCGTTCGCAAAGCTTAGAGAACAAATTGAATCAGCTGAGACCTACCCGGTTCCTGACCGGCCTTTTACAATTGCTACGCGCGGTGGATCGCCGGACATCGCAGTAGTCTTACTTCCTGAAGCGGACCAACCTGGCAATCTGGAAACGCTTTGCCTGGGGGCAGCCCTCGACAAGTGGTTTAGCCTTAGACCATGTGTTGAGGATTTCGTTCGTTGTACGAATGCGGAATCTTGGCCGAAATCGAAGTTATCTAAACTGCAAATGCGTTGCTTCTTGTCTGCCGCGTGCAAGAGTGATCCATATACGCCTTTGAAATGGGCCTGGAGCCGTCCGGAAACCTTAATACCGCTTGATCATTCAGCTTTTGATCGAATAACAAGCTTCTTAAACAGCTTCCGAGCAAACTATAAGTAG
- a CDS encoding AAA family ATPase, with product MISTIEIQNFRCFEKLNLDGLSRINLLVGKNATGKTAFLESLFLVAAGSAEVFLRLRGWRGFGDVLKITYERRFYESLWRDLFYAFDQNRQISIRTSGTHGADRSLKIYYRSEESLTIPILEKRDDMSVITPIRMEWTISGGKTFEVKPALTPRGLNVGQFIDPLPGSLFASFHNPNAEENAAHFSELSKQGKEGELVKALNREFPYIQGLSVEIDSGSPMVYARLVAPSISRRLPLTLVSGGINKFVSLLLAIASNPHGVVYVDEIENGFYYDRLSTIWSSLFTFAKDYDVQLIASTHSLDCLRALSPLLKENQDDFRLLRAERQDDRCNIRMFSGKELRSAMDQDLEVR from the coding sequence ATGATCAGCACAATCGAAATTCAAAATTTTAGGTGTTTTGAGAAATTGAACCTTGATGGTCTGAGCAGAATTAACTTACTGGTCGGGAAAAACGCCACCGGTAAAACTGCTTTCCTGGAGTCTCTTTTTCTTGTGGCTGCAGGATCTGCCGAGGTCTTCTTGCGCTTGCGCGGATGGAGGGGTTTTGGAGATGTTCTGAAGATCACTTACGAAAGAAGATTCTACGAGTCCTTGTGGCGAGACCTATTTTACGCATTTGACCAAAATCGACAGATATCCATTAGGACGTCCGGAACTCACGGAGCGGACAGGTCCTTGAAGATCTATTATAGATCCGAGGAATCCTTGACTATTCCCATCCTGGAGAAGAGGGATGATATGTCAGTCATCACACCCATCAGGATGGAATGGACAATAAGCGGAGGCAAAACCTTTGAGGTTAAACCCGCATTGACACCGCGAGGTCTGAACGTCGGCCAGTTCATCGATCCGCTCCCTGGTTCCCTATTTGCTTCGTTCCATAATCCGAATGCCGAGGAAAACGCTGCTCATTTTTCAGAGCTTAGCAAACAAGGGAAAGAAGGCGAATTGGTCAAGGCTCTCAACAGAGAATTCCCCTATATTCAGGGATTATCCGTCGAGATAGATTCTGGCTCGCCTATGGTATACGCAAGATTGGTGGCGCCTTCGATAAGTCGAAGGCTGCCGCTAACGCTGGTTTCCGGTGGAATCAACAAGTTTGTGAGTCTACTGTTAGCCATTGCGAGCAACCCTCATGGAGTTGTTTACGTGGACGAGATCGAAAATGGCTTTTACTACGACAGATTGTCTACTATCTGGTCTTCTCTCTTTACTTTCGCAAAGGACTACGATGTTCAATTGATTGCCTCAACTCACAGCTTGGATTGCCTCAGAGCACTGTCACCGTTGCTTAAAGAGAATCAGGATGACTTCAGACTCTTAAGAGCTGAGAGACAAGATGATCGCTGCAATATCAGAATGTTTAGCGGAAAGGAGCTTCGTAGCGCAATGGATCAGGATCTCGAAGTGAGGTAG
- a CDS encoding CusA/CzcA family heavy metal efflux RND transporter — MVERIIEFSAKNRFFVLLLVFFAAAAGLWAVRQTPVDALPDLSDTQVIVYTTWPGRSPDLVEDQITYPIVTALLSAPKVTVVRGLSDFGFSYVYVLFKDGTDIYWARSRVLEYLSQLEGRLPEGVAPQLGPDATGVGWVFQYALVDESGQHDLASLRSFQDWYLRYWLRAVEGVAEVASVGGFVRQYQVNLDPTKVLAYRLSIPAIIETIRESNNDVGGRVVEFSGIEYMIRGRGYIKAVSDIEKIAVGVSESGTPILLRDVATVRLGPDMRRGLAEMDGIGEAVGGIVVMRFGENALSVIERVKAKLKELEPSFPKGVKVVTAYDRSGLIEESIATAYESLAEELIVTGALIVLFLLHVRSAAVPILTLPLAVLIAFVPMYLMNIGVHIMSLGGIIVAIGDMVDAAIVMVDNAHKRLEEWEQAGRQGDRAKVLIDSAKEVGPATFASVVVIAISFIPIFTLQEQEGRLFRPLAWTNNLAIAACAVLAITFVPAVLPGAMRGRILPERRHPVSRLLQRLYSPALRGCLRHRGLVVLAALALLAGTVPAFQRLGSEFMPPLYEGTILYMPTTLPGLSVTEAGRLLQLMDQKLKAFPEVERVFGKAGRAETSTDPAPFSMIEAVVMLKPKAQWRPGLSYEGLIDEMDRALQFPGVTNAWTMPIKNRVDMLTTGIRTPVGIKIFGSDLKEIERIGRHVEMVAKEVPGTRSVYAERVTGGYFLDFEINREDIARYGLKVMDVGRIIESAIGGENIATTIEGRERYPINVRYLRELRDDPEKLKRVLVTTPAGIQVPLAQLAALRFVSGPPMIRDENGRLAAYVYVDMAGRDVGGYVEDLKRAVQGKIELPPGYTIAWSGQYEFMQRVRERLAVVVPLTLLIIFVVFYLTFQSVAETLMVMLGVPLALVGAIWYLAALEYNMSIAVWVGIITVVGTAAETSAVMLAYLDEACARRKAAGGLKTLDDLLETVQRGAVERIRPMAMIGLVDVLGLVPVMLATGTGADVMKRVAAPQVGGVLSAMILTLFVIPAVYVTWRWRKDKETGREGKSDGLTASAHTRCTKPS, encoded by the coding sequence ATGGTTGAACGCATCATCGAGTTCAGCGCGAAGAACCGGTTCTTCGTCCTGCTGCTGGTGTTCTTTGCCGCGGCGGCCGGACTGTGGGCCGTGCGGCAGACGCCGGTGGATGCCCTGCCGGATCTGTCCGATACCCAGGTGATCGTCTACACGACGTGGCCGGGACGCTCGCCCGATCTCGTGGAGGACCAGATCACCTATCCGATCGTGACCGCCTTGCTGTCCGCGCCGAAGGTCACGGTAGTGCGCGGGCTCTCGGACTTCGGGTTTTCCTATGTATATGTGCTCTTCAAGGACGGCACGGACATCTACTGGGCGAGATCCCGCGTGTTGGAGTATCTGAGCCAGCTCGAAGGGCGCCTGCCCGAAGGGGTCGCGCCGCAACTCGGCCCCGACGCGACCGGCGTCGGGTGGGTGTTCCAGTACGCGCTCGTGGACGAGTCGGGGCAGCACGACCTAGCCTCGCTCCGCAGCTTCCAGGATTGGTATCTGCGCTACTGGCTTCGCGCGGTCGAGGGCGTGGCCGAGGTGGCGAGCGTGGGCGGCTTCGTCCGGCAATACCAAGTCAACCTCGATCCCACCAAGGTGCTGGCCTATCGGCTGTCCATCCCGGCGATCATCGAAACGATCCGGGAAAGCAACAACGATGTGGGCGGCCGGGTTGTGGAGTTCTCGGGAATCGAGTACATGATCCGGGGCCGCGGGTATATCAAGGCCGTCAGTGACATCGAGAAGATCGCCGTCGGGGTGAGCGAGAGCGGGACGCCGATCCTGCTCCGTGATGTCGCGACGGTCCGTCTCGGCCCGGACATGCGGCGGGGGCTGGCCGAAATGGACGGGATCGGGGAAGCGGTCGGCGGCATCGTCGTCATGCGCTTCGGCGAGAACGCGCTGAGCGTCATCGAGCGCGTCAAGGCCAAGCTCAAGGAGCTGGAACCGTCGTTCCCGAAGGGCGTCAAGGTCGTGACCGCCTACGATCGGAGCGGATTGATCGAAGAATCCATCGCCACGGCGTACGAAAGCCTGGCGGAAGAATTGATCGTGACCGGCGCCCTGATCGTCCTGTTCCTCCTTCACGTCCGATCGGCCGCCGTCCCGATCCTGACCTTGCCGCTGGCCGTGCTGATCGCGTTCGTGCCGATGTACCTGATGAACATCGGCGTCCACATCATGTCGTTGGGCGGGATCATCGTGGCGATCGGAGACATGGTGGACGCCGCGATCGTGATGGTGGACAACGCGCACAAGCGGTTGGAGGAATGGGAGCAAGCAGGCCGGCAAGGAGACCGCGCCAAAGTCCTGATCGACTCGGCAAAGGAAGTCGGGCCGGCGACGTTCGCGTCGGTGGTGGTGATCGCGATCTCCTTCATCCCGATCTTCACGCTGCAGGAGCAGGAAGGCCGGCTGTTCCGGCCCCTGGCCTGGACGAACAATCTCGCCATCGCGGCTTGCGCGGTGCTCGCGATCACGTTCGTACCGGCGGTGCTCCCGGGCGCCATGCGGGGCCGGATTCTTCCGGAGCGGCGCCATCCGGTGAGCCGGCTGCTGCAGCGGCTGTACTCGCCGGCCCTCAGGGGCTGTTTGCGCCACCGCGGCCTGGTGGTGTTGGCGGCTCTGGCGCTGTTGGCGGGAACGGTTCCCGCGTTTCAGCGACTCGGCTCCGAGTTCATGCCGCCCCTGTACGAAGGGACGATCCTCTACATGCCGACGACGCTGCCCGGCCTCTCGGTGACCGAAGCCGGCCGACTCCTCCAACTGATGGACCAGAAGCTCAAGGCGTTCCCCGAGGTGGAGCGGGTCTTCGGCAAAGCCGGACGGGCCGAGACATCCACCGATCCGGCGCCGTTCAGCATGATCGAAGCGGTCGTCATGTTGAAGCCGAAAGCGCAGTGGCGGCCAGGCCTCAGCTATGAAGGCCTGATCGACGAGATGGACCGAGCATTGCAGTTCCCAGGGGTGACCAACGCGTGGACGATGCCGATCAAGAACCGGGTGGACATGCTGACCACCGGCATCAGGACGCCGGTCGGCATCAAGATCTTCGGTTCAGACCTCAAGGAGATCGAACGGATCGGGCGACATGTGGAAATGGTCGCGAAGGAGGTGCCGGGGACCCGCAGCGTGTACGCCGAGCGGGTCACCGGCGGATACTTCCTGGATTTCGAGATCAACCGCGAGGACATTGCGCGCTACGGTCTGAAGGTGATGGACGTGGGGCGGATCATCGAGTCCGCCATCGGCGGGGAGAATATCGCAACCACGATCGAAGGGCGCGAGCGCTATCCGATCAACGTCCGTTACCTGCGGGAGCTGCGCGACGATCCGGAGAAGCTCAAGCGGGTCCTTGTCACGACACCGGCGGGCATCCAGGTGCCGCTCGCGCAACTCGCCGCGCTGCGCTTCGTGAGCGGGCCCCCGATGATCCGCGACGAGAACGGCCGCCTCGCGGCCTACGTGTACGTCGATATGGCCGGGCGGGACGTCGGTGGGTATGTGGAGGACCTCAAGCGCGCTGTGCAGGGGAAAATCGAGCTGCCGCCGGGCTACACGATCGCCTGGTCCGGACAGTATGAGTTCATGCAACGGGTGCGGGAACGGCTGGCGGTCGTGGTCCCGCTGACCTTGTTGATCATCTTCGTGGTCTTCTATCTCACGTTCCAGTCCGTTGCCGAAACGCTGATGGTCATGCTGGGCGTGCCGCTCGCGCTGGTCGGCGCGATCTGGTACCTGGCTGCGCTGGAGTACAACATGAGCATCGCGGTCTGGGTCGGGATCATCACCGTCGTCGGCACCGCGGCCGAAACGAGCGCGGTGATGCTGGCTTATTTGGACGAGGCCTGCGCCCGCCGCAAGGCGGCGGGCGGGTTGAAAACCCTGGACGATCTCTTGGAAACCGTCCAGCGCGGCGCGGTGGAACGCATCCGGCCCATGGCGATGATCGGCTTGGTGGACGTGCTGGGCCTGGTCCCCGTCATGCTGGCGACGGGGACTGGGGCGGACGTGATGAAGCGGGTCGCGGCTCCGCAGGTGGGCGGGGTACTTTCAGCGATGATCCTGACCCTGTTCGTGATCCCGGCGGTGTATGTGACGTGGCGGTGGCGGAAGGACAAAGAGACGGGACGCGAGGGGAAGAGCGATGGACTGACTGCCTCCGCTCACACCCGTTGCACGAAGCCCAGTTAG
- a CDS encoding efflux RND transporter periplasmic adaptor subunit yields MIVITGAFALLAAGLAAGYWFLTQEPPGAPAKPHETIPREGAPHAGAPAAPSTPVAERNTVTIAPERLQTIGVRFQEAARRPLEKAIRTVGRVEIDERRLARVNIKFDGWIEDLRVSAVGDHVKKGEILFTIYSPDLVATQEEYLLALQSYRELGGSEFPEVARGAKELLEATKRRFQLWDITEDHIRDLERTGRVLRTLPIHSPITGTVIRMQARAGTYVTPGTELYFIADLSQIWIMADIYEYELPSIRIGQGAMVTLSYDPQTKLHGHVGFIYPTLDPKTRTARVRFEVDNPGERLKPDMYANVELKIPLGTRLAIPRDAVLESGERQIIFIHHGGGKLEWRTVKLGERAGDWVEVVQGLKEGDHVVTSANFLIDSESQLKAAVGGMAGMPGMK; encoded by the coding sequence ATGATCGTCATCACAGGGGCGTTTGCGTTGCTGGCGGCAGGGCTGGCGGCGGGCTATTGGTTCCTGACGCAGGAACCGCCGGGTGCGCCGGCGAAGCCGCATGAGACGATACCCCGCGAAGGGGCGCCGCACGCCGGCGCGCCGGCGGCGCCGTCCACGCCGGTTGCGGAACGCAACACCGTGACGATCGCCCCGGAGCGGTTGCAGACGATCGGGGTGCGGTTCCAGGAAGCCGCGCGGCGGCCGCTCGAGAAAGCGATTCGGACGGTGGGGCGGGTCGAGATCGACGAGCGCCGGCTTGCTCGGGTCAACATCAAGTTCGACGGCTGGATCGAGGATCTCCGGGTCAGCGCGGTCGGGGACCACGTCAAGAAAGGGGAGATCCTCTTTACGATCTACAGTCCGGACCTGGTCGCGACTCAGGAGGAATACCTGCTGGCGTTGCAGAGTTACCGCGAACTCGGCGGGAGCGAGTTTCCCGAGGTCGCCCGCGGGGCCAAAGAACTGCTGGAGGCCACCAAGCGGCGGTTCCAGCTCTGGGATATCACGGAGGACCATATCCGCGATCTTGAGCGCACCGGCCGGGTGCTCCGGACGCTGCCGATTCATTCGCCCATCACCGGCACGGTCATCCGCATGCAGGCCAGGGCCGGCACGTACGTCACGCCCGGGACGGAGCTGTATTTCATCGCCGATCTCTCGCAGATCTGGATCATGGCCGACATCTACGAGTACGAACTTCCCTCCATCAGAATCGGGCAGGGCGCCATGGTCACGCTGTCCTATGACCCGCAGACGAAGCTGCACGGTCACGTGGGATTCATCTATCCGACGCTGGATCCGAAGACGCGAACGGCCAGAGTCCGGTTCGAGGTCGACAATCCAGGCGAGCGGCTCAAGCCTGATATGTACGCCAATGTGGAGCTGAAGATCCCGCTCGGGACCCGGCTGGCGATTCCCAGGGATGCGGTGCTGGAATCCGGCGAACGCCAGATTATTTTCATCCATCACGGCGGCGGCAAGCTGGAGTGGCGAACCGTGAAGCTCGGGGAGCGGGCCGGCGACTGGGTCGAAGTGGTGCAGGGGCTCAAGGAAGGTGACCATGTCGTGACCTCGGCGAACTTTCTGATCGATTCCGAGAGTCAGTTGAAAGCCGCCGTCGGCGGGATGGCCGGGATGCCGGGAATGAAATAG
- a CDS encoding TolC family protein — MIRLMTGWMAAASAVCLWCVIPAANAAQETRLSLDNLITEVMENNPEVRAARERWEAAKAIVPQVQTLPDPKVQLGYQRMPMVEPLQGAVYGFGQEIPFPGKLRLRGEVAQREAERLERDYLATRLRLIAALKQSYFDLHFVHKAIEIVEKNKQLLIQFEKTAKARYTVGRAAQQDVFRAQVEISRVLDRLAVLEQQKESFHAAINRILNRPPAAALGTPEEIQVALLPFPLEELSRRAEALSPILQASAKGVERGEQAVALARREYFPDFDVTALGLRNDRINDNGYQVMLGIRIPLYYATKQRQGVNQALAGLTSAREDLSTSRQEVLFRVKDAFVQAQRAERLVMILRDAIIPQATLALQSAQAGYGVGKVDFLTLLNSLLTLQENELELHGEMVAHEKALARLEELTGGPLSANR; from the coding sequence ATGATCCGCTTGATGACAGGATGGATGGCGGCGGCCTCGGCTGTCTGCCTCTGGTGTGTGATCCCCGCCGCGAATGCCGCGCAAGAGACGAGGCTGTCATTGGACAACCTCATCACGGAGGTGATGGAGAACAACCCGGAGGTCAGGGCGGCGCGCGAGCGATGGGAAGCGGCAAAGGCGATCGTGCCGCAGGTGCAAACGCTCCCTGATCCGAAGGTTCAGCTCGGCTATCAGCGGATGCCGATGGTGGAGCCGCTTCAGGGCGCCGTGTACGGCTTCGGACAGGAGATCCCGTTTCCCGGAAAGCTCCGGCTCCGCGGTGAGGTCGCCCAGCGGGAAGCCGAGCGGCTGGAACGGGACTATCTGGCGACCCGGCTCCGGCTGATCGCGGCTCTCAAACAGAGTTACTTTGATTTGCACTTCGTCCACAAGGCCATCGAGATCGTCGAGAAGAACAAGCAGCTCCTGATCCAATTCGAAAAGACCGCGAAAGCACGGTACACCGTCGGACGGGCGGCCCAGCAGGATGTCTTTCGCGCGCAAGTCGAGATCTCCCGGGTCCTTGACCGTCTGGCGGTGCTCGAGCAGCAGAAAGAGAGCTTCCATGCGGCGATCAACCGCATTCTGAATCGTCCCCCCGCCGCGGCGCTCGGCACTCCCGAGGAGATCCAGGTCGCCCTCCTCCCGTTTCCGTTGGAAGAGCTGAGCCGGCGGGCCGAGGCGCTCTCTCCGATTCTGCAGGCGTCGGCCAAGGGGGTCGAGCGAGGCGAGCAAGCCGTCGCCCTGGCCAGACGCGAGTATTTTCCAGACTTCGATGTGACCGCCTTGGGGCTCCGGAACGACCGGATCAACGACAATGGGTATCAGGTCATGCTCGGCATCCGTATCCCGCTCTACTATGCCACCAAACAGCGACAGGGCGTCAATCAAGCGCTCGCCGGGCTGACCAGCGCGAGGGAGGACTTGAGCACGTCGCGGCAGGAGGTGCTGTTCAGGGTCAAGGATGCGTTCGTCCAGGCGCAGCGCGCGGAGCGCCTTGTGATGATTCTCCGGGACGCGATCATCCCCCAAGCGACGCTGGCGTTGCAATCCGCTCAGGCGGGCTACGGCGTCGGCAAAGTGGACTTCTTGACGCTGCTGAATAGTCTCCTGACTTTGCAGGAAAATGAACTTGAGTTGCACGGGGAAATGGTCGCGCACGAAAAGGCGCTGGCGAGATTGGAGGAATTGACCGGAGGCCCGTTATCCGCGAACCGTTAG